A genomic segment from Flavobacterium sp. 9R encodes:
- the thiL gene encoding thiamine-phosphate kinase → MIEDKNPQRTSIAQLGEFGLIDHLTKNFEINQESTLKGIGDDAAVLDFGTKKTVISTDLLIEGVHFDLAYMPLKHLGYKAVVVNLSDICAMNAKPTQITVSVAVSNRFPLEALEELYEGIARAAKAYNVDVIGGDTTSSQKGMIISITALGEADENEIVYRNGAKATDLLVVTGDIGAAYMGLQVLEREKQVFQVNPNSQPDLDAYTYLIERQLKPEARTDIRTLLHALDIQPTAMIDVSDGISSEIMHLCKQSNVGCNLYEDKLPLDPQFISVCEEFNIDSTTIAINGGEDYELLFTIAITDFDKIKGNPNFTIIGHMTEPNEGTHLITRANTKIPLKARGWNALSE, encoded by the coding sequence ATGATTGAAGATAAAAACCCTCAACGTACTAGTATTGCTCAATTAGGTGAATTTGGGTTAATCGACCATTTGACAAAAAACTTTGAAATAAACCAAGAGTCAACATTAAAAGGAATTGGTGACGATGCAGCTGTTTTAGATTTTGGTACAAAAAAAACAGTGATTTCAACCGACTTGTTAATTGAAGGAGTACACTTTGATTTGGCTTATATGCCTTTAAAACATTTGGGATACAAAGCAGTTGTAGTTAATCTATCTGATATTTGTGCTATGAATGCCAAACCTACACAAATCACTGTTTCGGTAGCCGTTTCTAATCGATTCCCATTAGAAGCTTTAGAAGAATTGTATGAAGGAATTGCTCGAGCTGCCAAAGCATACAACGTTGATGTAATAGGTGGCGACACTACTTCTTCTCAAAAAGGAATGATTATTAGCATTACCGCTTTGGGTGAAGCAGATGAAAATGAGATTGTTTATCGAAACGGAGCCAAAGCGACCGATTTATTAGTAGTGACTGGAGATATTGGTGCTGCATATATGGGACTTCAAGTTTTAGAAAGAGAAAAACAAGTCTTTCAAGTAAATCCAAATTCACAACCTGATTTAGACGCCTATACTTATTTGATTGAGCGACAACTAAAACCAGAAGCAAGAACCGATATTCGTACCTTATTACACGCTTTAGACATACAACCAACGGCTATGATTGATGTATCTGATGGTATTTCTTCCGAAATTATGCATTTGTGCAAACAATCCAATGTAGGCTGTAATCTGTATGAAGACAAATTGCCATTAGACCCTCAATTTATTTCAGTATGCGAGGAATTCAATATTGACAGTACTACCATTGCTATAAATGGTGGCGAAGACTATGAATTATTGTTTACAATTGCTATTACTGATTTCGACAAAATTAAAGGAAATCCCAACTTCACCATCATTGGCCATATGACTGAACCCAATGAAGGAACACATTTGATTACTCGAGCCAATACTAAAATTCCATTAAAAGCCAGAGGCTGGAATGCTTTGAGTGAGTAA
- a CDS encoding T9SS type B sorting domain-containing protein — translation MRKALFLVLLFCSAHSWSQGIVVDTTTLSIPELVRKELLQNACAEESNFKFSSRLGIGKFSSTNPNFPFQEGIIIRNGIAKYTEGTYTGANESSQLNTNGDADLQAISNSNGQITPITDVSLIQFDFTPVSSNFSFDFLFASNEYGEFQCGFSDVFGFILTDLTTGISTNLAVLPQTNQAVSVLNIRDNKYNSSCVSANASFFDNYNVGNPTTSAMNMRGETKVLTASAAVVPNRTYQIKLAIGDYNDSNYDSAVFIKGGSFKTSMNLGPDQTLCKGEQLLLQSDLIGNYSYIWTLNGVEIIGETNASLTVTQAGTYGVTATLSGCVIKDEVTIFELALVPPKDLVNCYNASTSYPFDLTQNNAAALGLDPAAYSLLYFDSLSNANANGPAIPANQLTNYITSAKKTIYIKPIHITNNTLCNDLVSFELQITAPLNIINPPEIKVCDTANGRISVDLTSNVSIILNGLPTTDYTLWYYFNLIDANNKTNGISNPRNFIMTLTQSPLPIWVRVESNNESKCYSTATFDVIVTPLANVDRIADVIACNSYTLPNITNGKYYTGPNATGTQLNIGDVITTSGTYYIYNDPSPNSICSNETSFLVTLAYDLSFLKEGCGQYVVPDVLVGEFYTQSNGGGSRLPAGTILTTSQTIFYYAEINGVVCRDEAVAITVFVLPLVEQLADVVTCNSYVLPTITKGNYYTQPGGSGTNLSPGSSTTATQTIYIFTDDGQCTNETSFRIVIIDPSLFGPVSRCGSYILPPLSIGGYYDQPRGNGNAIPAGTQIISSQTVYFFATTTTTPNCTDTLKIDITIKPLPLVDKPDDVFACEEYILPALTNGKYYTLPNGGGNQLQAGTRITINQTIYVFASSPECSNEHAFKIEIRPKPVVDNFTDIISCTSFPLPRLTNGTYYTASGGSNGVGTVIPEGTLISTSQTVFIYNEWNDFKACSNESFFKINIKKVDIGSFADVNTCDSYTLPPLTVGGYYLSPNGKDPIAVGTVLKTTQRIYVFAEAGNRITCSSETSFMVNISNTPTLQPATNITACVSYILPPLSLGAYYSNVNKGGTPYQAGDEITASQKMYIYAASPTNPNCFSEITFEITIFPLKDLAPQQAYICVDFQSGKVLQPAILASGLDPNDYNVDWYLSGTKISTGVDFSTTQEGVYTMRSQKITPSVGADCGFNPATYTVEKSSPAEATIMVSSAFTNSIDIEVTVKNGLGSYEFKLDDGDFQTGSIFYDVDSGAHTVTIKDIKGGCDDRILVANVLKYPKFFTPNNDGFNDTWNIMDLAFQPDAIIQIFDRYGKFIKEIKPSGPGWDGNYNGRPLPSTDYWFLVTYLLNGEQQVFKSHFSMKR, via the coding sequence ATGAGAAAAGCTCTATTTCTTGTTTTATTATTTTGTTCGGCACACTCTTGGTCGCAGGGCATTGTTGTGGATACTACAACGTTGAGTATTCCCGAATTGGTCAGAAAAGAATTGTTGCAAAATGCTTGCGCAGAGGAGAGCAACTTCAAATTTTCATCACGATTAGGGATTGGGAAGTTTAGCAGCACAAATCCTAATTTTCCCTTTCAAGAGGGTATTATTATTAGAAACGGAATCGCTAAGTACACCGAGGGAACCTATACTGGCGCCAACGAGAGTAGTCAGTTGAACACTAATGGGGATGCAGATTTGCAAGCGATTAGTAATAGTAACGGACAAATTACCCCAATTACTGACGTGAGTTTAATTCAATTTGATTTTACGCCAGTCTCCAGTAATTTTAGTTTTGATTTTTTGTTTGCTTCTAACGAATATGGGGAGTTTCAATGTGGTTTTAGCGATGTTTTTGGCTTTATATTGACAGATCTTACTACTGGTATTTCTACTAATTTGGCAGTACTTCCCCAAACAAACCAAGCAGTATCCGTTTTAAATATTCGAGATAATAAGTACAATTCGTCGTGTGTTTCGGCTAATGCTTCTTTTTTTGATAATTATAATGTTGGCAATCCCACTACTTCTGCTATGAATATGAGGGGCGAAACCAAGGTATTAACTGCCTCTGCAGCGGTAGTTCCGAATCGGACATATCAAATCAAATTGGCTATAGGCGATTACAACGATAGCAACTATGATTCTGCAGTTTTTATTAAAGGTGGTAGTTTTAAAACATCTATGAACTTAGGGCCGGACCAGACTCTTTGCAAAGGAGAGCAGCTACTACTTCAGTCGGATCTAATTGGAAATTACAGTTATATTTGGACTTTAAATGGTGTTGAAATCATAGGCGAGACAAACGCCTCATTGACCGTAACTCAAGCAGGAACCTATGGTGTAACGGCCACTCTTTCGGGATGTGTTATTAAAGATGAAGTGACCATTTTCGAATTGGCTTTAGTCCCTCCTAAAGACTTGGTTAATTGCTATAATGCTAGTACAAGTTACCCATTCGATTTAACTCAAAATAATGCAGCTGCACTTGGGTTAGATCCTGCTGCCTATTCACTTTTGTATTTTGACTCCTTGTCCAATGCCAATGCAAACGGACCTGCTATTCCAGCTAACCAATTGACCAATTATATCACTTCAGCCAAAAAAACGATATACATCAAACCCATTCACATTACCAATAACACGCTTTGCAATGATTTGGTTTCGTTTGAACTACAAATTACAGCTCCACTAAATATTATCAATCCGCCTGAGATTAAAGTGTGCGATACTGCAAATGGACGAATCTCCGTTGATTTAACTAGTAATGTTAGTATTATTTTAAATGGATTACCAACAACAGATTATACGTTATGGTATTACTTTAATTTAATTGATGCCAATAATAAAACTAATGGCATTAGTAATCCCCGTAATTTTATTATGACATTAACCCAATCTCCCCTTCCAATTTGGGTACGTGTAGAAAGCAACAATGAGTCGAAATGCTATTCCACGGCCACCTTTGATGTAATTGTTACACCCTTGGCCAATGTGGATCGAATAGCTGATGTTATTGCCTGCAATAGTTACACCTTGCCTAATATTACCAATGGAAAGTACTATACTGGTCCGAACGCTACAGGAACTCAACTCAATATCGGTGATGTGATTACCACATCGGGCACTTATTATATATACAACGATCCCTCACCCAATTCTATTTGCAGTAATGAAACTTCATTTTTGGTCACTTTGGCATATGACTTATCTTTTTTGAAAGAAGGGTGTGGACAATATGTTGTTCCAGATGTACTTGTGGGTGAGTTTTATACCCAATCCAATGGTGGTGGTAGCCGTTTACCAGCAGGAACTATTTTGACAACAAGTCAAACTATTTTTTACTATGCTGAAATTAATGGAGTAGTTTGCAGAGACGAAGCGGTGGCTATAACCGTCTTTGTGCTGCCACTCGTGGAGCAATTAGCAGATGTGGTAACATGCAACTCGTATGTTTTACCTACTATAACAAAAGGAAACTATTACACGCAACCGGGCGGAAGCGGAACAAATTTGTCCCCTGGAAGCAGTACAACAGCCACTCAAACCATTTACATATTTACCGATGATGGACAATGCACTAATGAAACATCATTTAGAATTGTGATCATTGATCCCTCCTTATTTGGGCCAGTAAGCCGTTGTGGATCTTATATCTTACCTCCACTTTCAATTGGCGGATACTATGATCAGCCCAGAGGTAATGGCAATGCAATTCCTGCTGGAACCCAAATTATTAGTTCGCAAACGGTCTATTTTTTTGCAACTACTACCACTACACCCAATTGTACCGATACGCTAAAAATAGATATAACAATAAAACCCTTGCCATTGGTTGACAAACCGGATGACGTGTTTGCTTGTGAAGAATATATTTTACCCGCTTTAACAAATGGAAAATATTACACCTTACCCAATGGAGGAGGAAACCAACTACAAGCAGGAACACGTATTACCATAAACCAAACGATTTATGTATTTGCATCTAGCCCAGAGTGCAGCAACGAGCATGCGTTTAAAATTGAAATTAGACCAAAACCCGTTGTTGATAATTTTACAGACATCATTTCATGTACAAGTTTTCCGTTGCCAAGATTAACAAATGGCACCTATTACACGGCTTCGGGAGGCAGTAACGGAGTTGGAACGGTAATTCCTGAAGGCACGTTGATCAGCACTTCACAAACTGTCTTTATCTATAATGAATGGAATGATTTTAAAGCATGTAGTAATGAATCTTTCTTTAAAATTAACATAAAAAAAGTGGATATAGGATCATTCGCTGATGTAAATACATGTGATAGTTATACCTTGCCACCTTTAACTGTCGGAGGATATTACTTAAGTCCAAACGGGAAAGATCCAATCGCAGTGGGTACTGTTTTAAAAACAACTCAAAGAATATATGTTTTTGCTGAGGCTGGTAACCGAATCACTTGCTCGAGTGAAACGTCTTTCATGGTGAACATCTCTAACACTCCCACACTTCAACCTGCGACAAATATCACTGCTTGTGTTAGCTATATTTTACCACCTTTGAGCCTTGGTGCTTATTATTCAAATGTAAATAAAGGAGGCACACCCTATCAGGCTGGCGATGAGATTACAGCAAGTCAAAAAATGTATATTTATGCTGCTTCGCCAACGAATCCTAACTGTTTCTCAGAGATTACTTTTGAAATCACCATATTTCCTTTGAAGGATTTAGCGCCGCAGCAGGCTTATATTTGTGTTGATTTTCAGTCAGGCAAAGTGTTACAACCCGCCATATTAGCCTCAGGACTAGATCCGAATGATTATAATGTTGATTGGTATTTGTCAGGTACCAAAATTAGTACAGGAGTTGATTTTTCAACAACTCAAGAAGGAGTTTACACGATGAGAAGTCAAAAAATAACTCCAAGTGTTGGGGCTGATTGTGGGTTCAATCCCGCGACTTATACAGTCGAAAAGTCAAGTCCAGCCGAGGCAACCATTATGGTCTCTAGTGCTTTTACTAACTCTATCGACATTGAAGTAACGGTAAAGAATGGATTAGGCAGCTATGAATTCAAACTTGACGATGGCGATTTTCAAACTGGCTCTATTTTTTATGATGTCGATTCGGGCGCACATACCGTTACCATTAAAGATATTAAAGGAGGCTGTGACGATCGTATTTTGGTAGCCAATGTGTTGAAATATCCAAAATTTTTCACCCCAAATAATGATGGATTTAATGATACTTGGAACATAATGGATTTAGCATTTCAACCCGATGCCATCATTCAAATCTTTGATCGCTACGGGAAATTTATAAAAGAGATCAAACCCTCAGGTCCAGGATGGGACGGGAATTACAATGGCCGACCATTGCCGTCGACCGATTATTGGTTTCTAGTCACTTATCTTTTAAATGGAGAACAACAAGTATTCAAATCGCATTTTAGTATGAAAAGGTAA
- a CDS encoding 1-phosphofructokinase family hexose kinase: MEAFDIVTLTVNPAVDKSTSFKGLVAEQKIRCEVPRYDAGGGGINVSKAIARLGGNSMAVFTSGGAMGQLLEELVAKENIASEAVAVESWTRESFVAVDTNTNSQYRFGFTGGSLTEEESKLFLAKIGEFKPKFLIASGSLNEGLNADFYQKVAEIAKKNNSKLIVDTSGEALEKVLEVGAYLIKPNVGELAKLIGEERLEMEEVNEAAKKIIAKGGAEIVVVSLGPQGAVLVTKDHYEFVPAPNVAKKSTVGAGDSMVGGMVWALSQNKPLKEVIRWGVACGSAATMNEGTQLFKGSDAQRLFDWLKDK; the protein is encoded by the coding sequence ATGGAAGCATTCGATATAGTGACCCTAACGGTCAACCCAGCAGTTGATAAAAGCACTAGTTTTAAAGGATTAGTAGCCGAACAAAAAATTCGTTGCGAAGTGCCAAGATACGATGCGGGTGGAGGCGGAATCAATGTTTCTAAAGCTATCGCTCGTTTGGGCGGCAATTCTATGGCTGTATTTACTTCAGGTGGGGCAATGGGACAATTGTTAGAAGAATTAGTAGCCAAAGAAAATATTGCCAGTGAGGCTGTTGCTGTGGAGAGTTGGACAAGAGAAAGTTTTGTGGCGGTAGATACGAATACCAACTCACAATACCGATTTGGATTTACTGGAGGTTCGTTAACGGAAGAAGAAAGTAAGCTATTTTTAGCTAAAATTGGGGAGTTCAAACCCAAATTTTTGATCGCTAGCGGTAGTTTGAATGAAGGCTTGAATGCTGATTTTTATCAAAAAGTAGCTGAAATTGCTAAAAAAAACAATTCAAAACTAATAGTAGATACTTCAGGAGAAGCTTTAGAAAAAGTCCTTGAAGTTGGCGCTTATTTAATTAAGCCAAACGTTGGTGAACTAGCCAAATTAATTGGAGAAGAGCGACTAGAAATGGAAGAAGTAAACGAAGCAGCCAAGAAAATTATAGCTAAAGGAGGTGCGGAAATAGTCGTAGTTTCTTTGGGACCACAAGGCGCCGTACTGGTTACCAAAGACCATTATGAGTTTGTTCCTGCACCCAATGTCGCTAAAAAGAGTACGGTAGGTGCTGGTGATAGTATGGTAGGAGGAATGGTTTGGGCACTTTCTCAAAATAAACCTTTAAAAGAAGTTATTCGATGGGGAGTGGCTTGTGGTTCAGCCGCTACGATGAACGAAGGCACCCAATTATTCAAAGGCTCCGATGCACAGCGATTGTTTGATTGGTTGAAGGATAAATAG
- a CDS encoding type II toxin-antitoxin system RelE/ParE family toxin encodes MGYKLKIDIDAFNDILETSEWYEIQLKGLGFRYKSQVKRQINSLKKNPYLYSIKYDEVRCRKIEKFPFLIHYLVNEELKLITVFAVFHTSRNPEIWKKRNK; translated from the coding sequence TTGGGCTATAAATTAAAGATAGATATTGACGCATTCAATGACATCCTTGAAACCTCTGAATGGTATGAAATACAATTAAAAGGTTTGGGTTTTCGCTATAAATCTCAAGTTAAAAGACAAATTAATTCTTTAAAGAAAAACCCTTACTTATATTCTATAAAATACGACGAGGTGAGATGTCGGAAAATTGAAAAATTCCCTTTCCTAATTCATTATCTAGTAAACGAAGAACTAAAGTTAATTACTGTTTTTGCTGTTTTTCATACTTCGAGAAATCCTGAAATTTGGAAAAAGCGAAATAAGTAA
- a CDS encoding addiction module protein gives METIKLNIDLSVSQLLEAVKQLSPKDRLKINDALWNEDVEIPIEHQKIVLDRIAKAKTNSERLLDWDKVSKAL, from the coding sequence ATGGAAACAATAAAATTAAACATTGATTTAAGTGTAAGTCAATTACTTGAAGCGGTTAAACAATTATCTCCAAAAGATCGATTGAAAATCAATGATGCGCTTTGGAATGAAGATGTTGAAATTCCTATAGAACATCAAAAAATTGTTTTAGATCGAATCGCTAAAGCTAAAACTAATTCTGAACGCCTTTTGGATTGGGACAAAGTATCTAAAGCACTATAA
- the lepA gene encoding translation elongation factor 4, with the protein MKHIRNFCIIAHIDHGKSTLADRLLGATQTVTAREEKAQLLDNMDLERERGITIKSHAIQMEYTYKGEQYILNLIDTPGHVDFSYEVSRSIAACEGALLIVDAAQSIQAQTISNLYLALENDLEIIPVLNKVDLPSANPEEVSDDIIDLLGCELEDIIHASGKTGFGVENILAAIIEKIPPPKGNKEEPLQALIFDSHYNPFRGIEVIFRVVNGEIKKGQKIKFMATGNEYFADEVGTLKLNQVPKSVISTGDVGYLISGIKEAKEVKVGDTITDAKTPTTNMITGFEDVKPMVFAGIYPVDTEDFEELRASMEKLQLNDASLVFTAESSAALGFGFRCGFLGMLHMEIIQERLEREFDMTVITTVPNVSYLAYTKKEPETAIIVNNPSDLPEPSKLDRVEEPYIKATIITKSDFVGNVMSLCIEKRGIITNQTYLTTERVELNFDMPLAEIVFDFYDRLKTVSKGYASFDYSPIGMRASKLVKLDVLLNANQVDALSALIHESNAYTIGKKMTEKLRELIPRQQFDIPIQAAIGAKIIARETIKALRKDVTAKCYGGDISRKRKLLEKQKKGKKRMRQVGNVEIPQEAFMAVLKLND; encoded by the coding sequence ATGAAACACATTAGAAATTTTTGCATTATTGCACACATTGATCACGGAAAAAGTACCCTTGCCGACCGATTATTAGGCGCTACGCAAACCGTTACCGCTCGCGAAGAAAAAGCCCAATTGCTTGACAATATGGATTTGGAGCGCGAACGTGGTATCACTATTAAAAGTCACGCCATCCAGATGGAATACACCTACAAAGGCGAACAATATATCTTGAATTTGATTGACACTCCTGGTCACGTTGATTTCTCCTATGAAGTTTCTCGTTCAATTGCCGCTTGTGAAGGTGCCCTTTTGATTGTAGATGCGGCTCAAAGTATACAAGCACAAACGATTTCTAACTTATACTTGGCTTTAGAAAACGACTTAGAAATCATTCCTGTTTTGAATAAAGTCGATTTACCAAGTGCTAATCCTGAGGAGGTAAGCGATGACATTATCGATTTATTGGGCTGTGAATTAGAAGATATTATTCACGCGTCAGGAAAAACAGGTTTTGGTGTCGAAAATATTTTGGCTGCCATTATCGAAAAAATTCCTCCTCCAAAAGGTAACAAAGAAGAACCTTTACAAGCCTTAATTTTTGATTCACATTACAACCCTTTCCGCGGAATTGAAGTTATCTTCCGTGTGGTAAATGGAGAAATCAAAAAAGGTCAAAAGATAAAATTTATGGCTACTGGCAATGAATATTTTGCCGATGAAGTAGGTACTTTAAAACTGAATCAAGTTCCAAAAAGCGTAATCTCCACAGGGGATGTTGGATATTTGATTTCTGGAATCAAAGAAGCCAAAGAAGTAAAAGTAGGAGACACCATCACAGATGCCAAAACACCTACCACCAATATGATTACAGGTTTTGAGGATGTGAAACCGATGGTTTTTGCTGGAATTTACCCTGTCGATACAGAAGATTTTGAAGAACTAAGAGCTTCGATGGAAAAACTACAGCTAAACGATGCTTCGCTGGTATTTACGGCTGAAAGTTCGGCGGCTTTAGGATTTGGTTTCCGTTGTGGATTCTTAGGAATGCTACATATGGAAATTATTCAGGAGCGATTGGAGCGCGAGTTCGATATGACGGTAATTACTACGGTTCCGAACGTTTCGTATTTAGCGTATACCAAAAAAGAGCCTGAAACAGCTATTATCGTTAACAACCCATCCGATTTGCCGGAACCATCAAAACTGGACCGTGTAGAGGAACCTTATATCAAAGCGACTATCATTACCAAGTCTGATTTCGTGGGTAACGTAATGAGTTTGTGTATTGAAAAACGTGGTATTATCACGAATCAAACCTATTTGACCACTGAACGTGTGGAATTAAACTTTGATATGCCATTGGCCGAAATAGTATTCGACTTTTACGACCGATTAAAAACAGTTTCTAAAGGTTATGCATCGTTTGATTACTCTCCTATTGGAATGCGTGCTTCAAAATTGGTTAAATTGGATGTATTATTAAATGCTAATCAAGTGGATGCGCTTTCTGCGTTGATTCACGAAAGCAATGCTTACACGATTGGTAAAAAAATGACCGAAAAATTACGTGAGTTGATTCCGAGACAACAATTTGACATTCCGATTCAAGCAGCTATTGGAGCCAAAATCATTGCTCGTGAAACCATAAAAGCCTTACGTAAAGACGTTACTGCCAAATGTTACGGTGGAGATATTTCTCGTAAACGTAAATTGTTGGAAAAACAGAAAAAAGGTAAAAAACGTATGCGCCAAGTTGGAAATGTAGAAATTCCGCAGGAAGCGTTTATGGCGGTTCTTAAACTGAACGACTAG